A part of Bartonella quintana genomic DNA contains:
- a CDS encoding protein-L-isoaspartate O-methyltransferase family protein, protein MVADFAELRRKMVDNQIRTVDVTDLSVLEAFLTVSREDFVPEDMKAFSYLDTDILVYPAKNQLPGCYLMRPASLAKLLQLAAVKSSDIVLDIGTNSGYCAALLSKLAGFVIALEDNKVLFERATSTLKLNQCNNVVVVHGALEKGYVVEGPYDMIFIEGSVDFIPEGIFNQMKDGGRLVVVEGHGNAGVARIYVKEDGIISARRAFNLAVKRLPGFLKAPDFIF, encoded by the coding sequence ATGGTTGCAGATTTTGCAGAGCTTCGCCGCAAAATGGTCGACAATCAAATTCGTACAGTAGATGTGACGGATTTATCAGTTCTTGAAGCATTTTTAACGGTATCCCGTGAAGATTTTGTACCGGAAGATATGAAAGCTTTTAGTTATCTTGATACCGATATTCTTGTATATCCAGCCAAAAATCAGTTACCTGGATGCTATTTGATGAGGCCTGCGTCTTTAGCAAAATTACTACAGCTTGCGGCTGTAAAATCATCAGATATCGTGTTAGATATTGGTACCAATAGTGGTTATTGTGCAGCGTTACTTTCAAAGCTTGCAGGGTTTGTGATTGCGTTAGAAGATAATAAAGTTCTTTTCGAACGAGCTACTTCGACTTTAAAGCTTAATCAATGTAACAATGTGGTTGTGGTTCATGGAGCATTGGAGAAGGGCTATGTTGTTGAGGGACCTTATGATATGATTTTTATCGAGGGTTCTGTAGATTTTATCCCGGAGGGTATCTTTAATCAAATGAAAGATGGTGGACGGCTTGTGGTGGTTGAAGGACACGGTAATGCCGGTGTTGCAAGAATTTATGTGAAAGAAGATGGAATTATTTCGGCGCGTCGTGCTTTTAATCTTGCTGTAAAACGTCTTCCTGGTTTTTTAAAAGCACCAGATTTTATATTTTAG
- the secD gene encoding protein translocase subunit SecD produces MRTPGWLTTLYCFILLSSIYIALPNLFSQEQVKNSRFLTDTRVTLGLDLQGGSSLLLEVEAKTLKRDQLHMLLSNVRNTLREKQIRTSSIRVLEDSVVALISDPKESEKALSALKTLITPIHNSFGSKANDITISAQDNTLRIMLTEAGMKERISNAIEQSLEIIRRRIDQVGVTEPAIQKVGTDRIMVQLPGLQDPKQLRDLLGTTAKMTFHLVPSNVDINNLPAGVSILPGYTDKTQRYAIYDQIALDGNVLKDARAGFDPQMPGRSIISFTMNSIGSKIFADITRQNINRPFAIVLDNKVLTAPIINSVIPNGQGQITGNFDPKEASTLAALLRAGSLPAPLTVIEERTVGPNLGADAIQMGLYTGIIGFVLVTVFIFLLYGIWGIIANIALALHTILTFAALSLLGATLTLPGIAGIILGIGIAVDANILINERIREESRKGISAFAALDRGFKQAFATIVDANITAIIATILLFWFGTGPVRGFAVTMLLGIIISMFTNITIVRIMMIWVVRKWKIKTLHFRSIFNITPQNTTFRFMKARFIGISVSIILSLVSVFLFLKPGLNFGIDFIGGSQMSITTKAPANLATLRSKLSTLNIGEVTLQNIDNANTVLIRIQKQSGGATQQTAAIDKVKTAVQNIYPNTTFDQIEVVGPKISGELATAAFTAVILAAIAMSLYIWLRFEWFFAVGAIVTLILDTTKMIGFFALFQFDFNLTAIAALLTIVGYSINDKVVVYDRMRENMRLYKNMPLRELIDFSINQVLIRCLFTSATTVLAMLPMAIWGGSAVHNFAVPMVFGIIIATSSSIFIAAPILLLLGNWWRKRNNRTNTKLK; encoded by the coding sequence ATGCGCACACCCGGTTGGTTGACTACTCTTTATTGTTTTATCCTTTTAAGCAGCATTTACATTGCCTTGCCCAATTTATTTTCGCAAGAACAAGTTAAAAATTCAAGATTCTTAACTGATACCCGTGTGACACTTGGACTTGACCTTCAAGGAGGATCTTCTCTCCTCCTCGAGGTCGAGGCCAAAACACTAAAAAGGGATCAACTACACATGCTTCTAAGCAATGTGCGTAACACACTGCGTGAAAAGCAAATCCGTACATCGAGCATTCGTGTCCTCGAAGATAGCGTAGTTGCTCTTATTTCCGATCCAAAAGAAAGTGAAAAAGCACTCTCTGCTTTGAAGACATTGATCACACCTATACACAACAGCTTTGGAAGTAAAGCCAATGATATCACGATCAGTGCTCAAGATAACACTCTCCGTATAATGTTAACCGAAGCTGGTATGAAAGAACGTATCAGTAATGCTATTGAGCAAAGCTTGGAAATCATCCGTCGCCGTATAGATCAGGTTGGTGTTACTGAACCAGCCATCCAAAAAGTAGGAACTGATCGTATTATGGTTCAATTGCCTGGTCTACAAGACCCAAAGCAGTTACGCGATCTTTTAGGAACAACCGCTAAGATGACCTTTCATCTTGTGCCCTCCAACGTGGATATAAATAACTTACCCGCAGGTGTTTCAATCCTTCCTGGATACACTGATAAGACACAACGTTATGCAATTTATGACCAAATCGCCTTGGATGGCAATGTCCTAAAAGATGCCCGTGCAGGTTTTGATCCGCAAATGCCAGGACGTTCTATTATTTCATTCACCATGAATTCTATTGGTTCAAAAATATTTGCGGATATAACACGACAAAATATTAACCGTCCTTTTGCAATCGTTCTTGATAACAAAGTTTTGACTGCTCCTATCATCAACAGTGTTATTCCCAACGGACAAGGCCAAATTACAGGAAATTTTGATCCCAAAGAAGCATCAACTCTGGCTGCTCTCCTGCGCGCTGGTTCCTTGCCCGCCCCACTCACGGTGATTGAAGAGAGAACTGTAGGTCCAAATCTTGGTGCTGATGCTATTCAAATGGGACTTTACACAGGCATTATTGGCTTTGTTCTTGTTACAGTTTTTATTTTTCTTCTCTATGGAATTTGGGGTATCATTGCGAATATAGCGCTAGCATTACACACTATTTTAACATTTGCCGCGCTAAGTCTTCTCGGTGCTACACTCACACTACCGGGTATTGCTGGTATTATTTTAGGTATCGGTATCGCCGTTGATGCCAATATTCTAATCAATGAGCGTATCCGTGAAGAAAGCCGTAAAGGTATCAGCGCCTTTGCTGCCTTAGATCGTGGATTCAAACAGGCTTTCGCGACCATTGTTGATGCTAATATTACTGCAATTATTGCAACTATTTTATTGTTTTGGTTTGGCACCGGTCCTGTTCGCGGTTTTGCTGTAACAATGTTACTTGGTATTATCATCTCCATGTTCACGAATATTACCATTGTGCGCATCATGATGATTTGGGTCGTTCGTAAATGGAAAATTAAAACTCTGCATTTTCGCTCTATTTTCAATATTACCCCACAAAATACAACTTTCCGCTTTATGAAAGCGCGCTTCATTGGTATTAGCGTCTCAATTATTTTATCACTTGTTTCAGTTTTTCTGTTTTTAAAACCTGGCTTGAATTTCGGAATTGATTTCATTGGCGGCAGCCAAATGAGTATCACCACGAAAGCTCCAGCAAATTTAGCAACCTTACGTTCAAAGCTTTCTACCCTTAACATAGGTGAAGTTACGCTACAAAATATAGATAATGCAAACACCGTGCTGATCCGCATTCAGAAACAAAGTGGTGGTGCAACACAACAAACCGCTGCCATTGACAAGGTCAAAACAGCAGTACAAAACATTTATCCCAATACTACATTCGATCAAATAGAGGTTGTTGGCCCCAAAATTTCAGGCGAACTTGCTACAGCTGCCTTTACTGCTGTTATTCTCGCAGCAATTGCCATGTCCCTCTATATATGGTTACGCTTCGAATGGTTTTTTGCAGTTGGAGCAATTGTAACGCTCATCTTAGACACCACAAAAATGATTGGTTTTTTTGCTTTGTTTCAATTTGATTTCAATTTAACTGCCATTGCCGCTCTTTTAACGATTGTTGGTTATTCCATAAACGATAAGGTTGTAGTCTATGATCGAATGCGCGAAAATATGCGCCTTTATAAAAACATGCCCTTGCGTGAACTGATTGATTTCTCAATTAATCAAGTCCTTATACGCTGTCTCTTTACATCAGCAACCACAGTTCTCGCTATGCTCCCTATGGCGATATGGGGCGGAAGTGCTGTCCATAATTTTGCAGTTCCTATGGTCTTTGGAATTATTATTGCAACATCATCTTCGATCTTTATCGCCGCTCCTATTTTACTATTACTCGGAAATTGGTGGCGTAAACGAAACAACCGTACAAACACTAAACTAAAATGA
- a CDS encoding TolC family outer membrane protein: MFNLGFSVVCFIFKMKKKLQTCFFLVLSVFISGSACAETLMDAFAKAYTHNAKLNSERAALRISGDDVVIARSGLLPQIEGIGNYGRNKPIIGPYSTSGSLGIRLNQRLFDGFITQNMFFSAQVKLQAQREYLRNAEQNIFLDTVTAYANVYQARRVADLRKENLAALEEQVRSNKAKFDVGEGERVDLSQAQAARSLAVSELSLARADVKAAEAVYRQVIGSDPEKLKHPPVAKGLPVNLDAAYQMSVIMHPAILYAKYLVDASLYNVKAKEGTLLPKIDFSAAASYTQIYSGPGEDAVSKSIGLSLSVPIFEGGRTSAQIRQSKEQLEQARLQLDLAYSNIRQALTSAWFQLEGARASVVAYRESVRAAELALKGRIQENRVGQATTLDVLNSRTQLINAQIALAMAERNAVVASYGVQSSVGKLTANYLGLKTVKHTR; this comes from the coding sequence ATGTTTAACTTGGGGTTTTCTGTTGTGTGTTTTATATTCAAAATGAAAAAGAAACTTCAGACATGTTTCTTTCTGGTGTTGAGCGTTTTTATATCAGGATCGGCTTGTGCTGAGACGTTGATGGATGCTTTTGCTAAAGCTTATACACACAATGCTAAGTTGAATAGTGAACGTGCGGCTTTGCGTATATCAGGTGATGATGTAGTCATTGCACGGTCGGGGTTGTTGCCACAAATTGAAGGAATTGGAAATTATGGGCGGAATAAGCCGATTATAGGTCCCTATAGTACTTCTGGATCTCTAGGGATAAGATTAAATCAAAGATTATTTGACGGTTTTATCACGCAAAATATGTTTTTTTCAGCTCAGGTTAAGCTACAGGCGCAGCGTGAATATCTTCGTAATGCTGAGCAAAATATTTTTCTGGATACTGTAACAGCATATGCTAATGTGTATCAAGCACGTCGTGTTGCCGATCTTCGTAAAGAAAATCTGGCTGCTCTTGAAGAGCAAGTTCGTTCGAATAAAGCAAAATTTGATGTGGGAGAGGGAGAGCGTGTTGATCTTTCTCAAGCACAAGCTGCACGTTCCTTGGCTGTTTCAGAGCTTAGTCTTGCACGTGCTGATGTAAAGGCAGCAGAGGCAGTTTATCGACAAGTTATTGGTTCTGATCCTGAAAAGTTAAAACATCCGCCAGTGGCAAAAGGCTTACCTGTAAATCTTGATGCTGCTTACCAAATGAGCGTTATTATGCATCCAGCAATTCTTTATGCGAAATATTTAGTCGATGCTAGTTTGTATAATGTAAAGGCAAAAGAAGGCACGTTACTTCCTAAAATTGATTTTTCTGCAGCTGCATCTTATACTCAGATTTATAGTGGTCCTGGGGAGGATGCAGTTTCTAAATCAATTGGATTGTCACTGAGTGTTCCAATTTTTGAAGGTGGGCGTACGTCTGCACAGATTCGCCAATCAAAAGAACAGCTTGAGCAGGCTCGTCTCCAGCTTGATTTGGCTTATAGTAATATAAGACAGGCACTTACTTCTGCTTGGTTTCAGTTAGAGGGTGCACGCGCATCTGTAGTTGCTTACCGTGAGAGTGTTCGTGCTGCTGAACTTGCTCTTAAAGGCCGTATTCAAGAAAATCGTGTCGGGCAGGCAACGACATTAGATGTTTTAAATTCTCGTACGCAGTTGATTAATGCTCAAATTGCTCTTGCGATGGCAGAACGTAATGCTGTTGTTGCAAGTTATGGTGTTCAATCTTCTGTTGGTAAATTAACTGCAAATTATTTAGGCTTAAAAACGGTTAAGCATACCCGATAA
- a CDS encoding outer membrane protein, with amino-acid sequence MNMKFIIGSVFAFIPASVAQAADVIVPQQSERVIPPVIASPSFSWTGFYFGGQIGGFSSKISATIPDITSPYVDNLFFPDEESKNKKWVSVDKKYMPKLSGFIGGVYAGANLELSNGFILGVDTDILLSRRKDTKTVVFSDKSDQKITLEGTKGETDGRTEEDSLDQFSGVSRLKQVEGNFLTFSRTLKQKWTGATRVRVGFPVERMMPYVSGGIAYGQFQNIFSMSITGEDAASTTLDDTKTMIGYTLGGGVDFAMTDHFIVRAEYRYSDFGKKKFQKGHEQIELNYKTNDFRVGVAYKF; translated from the coding sequence ATGAACATGAAATTTATAATAGGATCCGTTTTTGCTTTCATTCCAGCCTCTGTGGCACAGGCTGCAGATGTAATAGTTCCTCAGCAGTCAGAACGGGTTATTCCACCAGTTATTGCTTCTCCTTCTTTTTCTTGGACGGGCTTTTATTTTGGAGGACAAATTGGTGGTTTTTCGAGTAAAATTTCTGCAACGATTCCTGACATCACCTCGCCTTATGTTGATAATCTTTTCTTTCCTGATGAGGAAAGTAAGAATAAAAAATGGGTTTCGGTTGACAAAAAATATATGCCTAAGCTCTCTGGTTTTATAGGGGGGGTGTATGCAGGTGCTAATCTCGAACTTAGTAATGGTTTTATCTTGGGGGTTGATACGGATATACTGCTGTCTAGACGAAAGGATACAAAGACTGTCGTCTTTTCCGATAAATCTGATCAAAAGATAACTTTAGAGGGTACGAAAGGGGAAACTGATGGGCGTACAGAGGAGGATAGTCTAGATCAGTTCAGTGGAGTTTCTCGATTGAAACAAGTAGAAGGAAATTTTCTAACTTTTAGTCGTACTTTGAAACAAAAATGGACTGGTGCCACACGGGTGCGAGTTGGTTTTCCTGTTGAACGTATGATGCCTTATGTCTCTGGTGGTATTGCTTATGGGCAGTTTCAAAATATTTTCTCCATGTCAATTACTGGAGAAGATGCCGCTTCTACTACATTAGATGATACAAAGACGATGATTGGTTACACTCTTGGTGGTGGTGTTGACTTTGCAATGACAGATCATTTTATTGTGCGCGCGGAATATCGTTACTCAGATTTTGGTAAAAAGAAATTTCAAAAAGGGCACGAACAGATTGAGCTTAATTATAAGACCAATGACTTCCGTGTGGGTGTAGCTTACAAATTCTAA
- a CDS encoding DUF2497 domain-containing protein, with the protein MVQSSSVLREPSMDEILTSIREIIEENAVHPNNFSNQGVTVNASTECSTGPSEGIYDTTLSVDDAMKALADRIGLSSENQDFPLMQDKDNTEAENNTVGVDMQKIKLSSEEQRSVHKTKEYGDKAFISQPENITAGHVELELPAYCISSAEKIAKDVLRPAIAEWLQCKLPVLFEDILREEIVKAIKKSS; encoded by the coding sequence ATGGTACAGAGTTCGAGCGTGTTACGTGAGCCAAGTATGGATGAAATTTTGACATCTATTCGCGAAATAATCGAGGAGAATGCAGTTCATCCTAATAACTTTTCAAATCAAGGCGTTACGGTGAATGCTTCTACAGAGTGTTCAACAGGGCCCTCAGAAGGTATTTATGATACAACCTTATCAGTTGATGATGCGATGAAAGCTCTCGCTGATCGTATCGGTCTTTCTTCTGAAAACCAGGATTTTCCTTTAATGCAAGACAAAGATAATACAGAGGCAGAAAACAATACGGTCGGCGTAGATATGCAAAAAATAAAGCTTTCTTCTGAAGAACAGCGCTCTGTTCATAAAACAAAAGAATATGGTGATAAGGCATTTATATCACAGCCAGAAAATATAACTGCGGGCCATGTAGAACTAGAACTGCCTGCATATTGTATTTCTTCTGCGGAGAAGATTGCAAAGGACGTGTTGCGTCCAGCTATAGCAGAATGGTTACAGTGTAAATTACCTGTTTTGTTTGAAGATATTTTACGTGAAGAGATCGTTAAGGCAATTAAGAAGTCATCTTAA
- a CDS encoding mechanosensitive ion channel family protein, whose amino-acid sequence MCSFFQKKLCILFSIVGIIVVSISCVWGHLESQNVIIEQSIISHSINEIIQKQQQIIKILGQKTETLEKDFTRESNDERVLAELRLRARDISERALEAAFVLRAPLNDINVLLDQLTELYDDPKNFKSQSRERSRLIEKRAQINDVVLRFEEIFLATNRIAELSLSQSRELFKNTLTHRLEFSIPMVKHLVEQTKEASSDFLLLFSSWWKFVFNYKSLQLFLSFLIPLFVAFGLLYFSRRVLAQLQCRFAKLNEEISYLQRLLVAFISILLPLLGCIVCVYFVFFLFRSFGLDSGKLTTIFYTIGHQIILVFLINRLAVVLLTSNILHGRLFNIAPSAAYQLVILITFLGSVLAFDAVLDSVYQVVLASLSLTIAKSFIAVFLVAILLFIISFVPLRFKGRRSQNEEGERVFCPLYIRISLIILGLLLIVMDFLGYVGLARFIMQQIVVGGAFLVLMYLGIQSAQALGSKGQFMKTSVGYSLMQWLHLEEKTMNQLGIIIGVFLNLVVIIFCAMPIAGQFGFSYSDLQAMLWQLVTGFQIGNVSISLISIATGTIAFFACWFLIRRFIGWLDGTVLGHGEFDFGVRNSIKTIINYGGIVVSALIGFSTAGLDLKNFALIAGGLSLGIGFGLQNIVQNFVSGLIILVGRPFKLGDYIESGSVAGIVKRISVRATELETFQRKTIIIPNSSLINNNVSNWTRGSKMGRVDVPVVVSSNIAPERVVEILLEIASATEGVLKNPVPQVSFTAFDSKKFSFTLAIYVPNITSPSKVTNALRFVLYKRFVEEGILEC is encoded by the coding sequence ATGTGTTCATTTTTTCAAAAAAAATTATGCATTCTTTTTTCCATTGTTGGGATTATCGTTGTATCGATCTCTTGTGTATGGGGGCATTTGGAATCACAAAATGTAATAATCGAACAGTCGATAATTTCTCACTCAATTAATGAAATTATTCAAAAACAACAGCAAATTATTAAAATACTTGGACAAAAAACAGAAACTTTAGAAAAAGACTTTACAAGAGAATCAAACGACGAACGTGTTTTGGCAGAGCTGCGGTTGCGGGCGCGAGATATTAGTGAACGTGCCCTAGAAGCAGCATTTGTTTTGCGTGCTCCTCTTAATGATATTAACGTGCTTCTTGATCAGTTGACAGAACTCTATGATGATCCCAAAAACTTTAAAAGCCAAAGTAGGGAACGTTCTCGTCTGATAGAAAAAAGAGCTCAGATTAATGATGTAGTGCTTCGGTTTGAAGAAATCTTTTTGGCTACAAATAGAATAGCCGAACTTTCTCTCTCTCAGTCTCGAGAGCTTTTTAAAAATACACTTACGCACAGGCTTGAATTTTCGATACCGATGGTCAAACATCTCGTTGAGCAAACAAAAGAGGCTTCCTCTGATTTTCTTTTGTTGTTCAGTTCTTGGTGGAAATTTGTATTTAATTACAAGTCATTACAGCTTTTTCTTTCCTTTTTAATTCCACTTTTTGTTGCTTTTGGACTTCTTTATTTTTCTCGTAGGGTTCTTGCGCAATTACAGTGCCGTTTTGCCAAGCTGAATGAGGAAATATCTTATTTACAGCGTTTATTGGTTGCTTTTATTTCAATTCTTCTGCCTTTGCTTGGGTGTATTGTTTGCGTTTATTTCGTGTTTTTTTTGTTTCGTAGTTTTGGTTTGGATTCTGGGAAGCTTACAACGATATTTTATACGATCGGGCATCAAATTATCTTAGTTTTTTTGATAAATCGTTTAGCCGTTGTTCTTTTAACATCGAATATACTCCATGGGCGCCTTTTCAATATTGCGCCGTCGGCAGCATACCAATTGGTAATTTTGATTACTTTTTTAGGGAGCGTTTTGGCATTTGATGCAGTTCTTGATAGTGTTTATCAAGTTGTTTTAGCCTCTCTTTCTTTGACAATCGCGAAAAGTTTTATTGCTGTTTTTCTGGTAGCGATATTGTTGTTCATAATTTCATTTGTGCCTTTGCGGTTTAAAGGTAGGCGTTCTCAAAATGAAGAAGGAGAGCGGGTATTTTGTCCACTTTATATACGCATTTCCCTTATTATCTTGGGATTATTGCTCATTGTGATGGATTTTTTAGGGTATGTTGGTTTGGCGCGTTTTATTATGCAGCAAATTGTGGTTGGTGGTGCATTTTTGGTTCTCATGTATTTAGGGATACAAAGCGCTCAAGCACTTGGATCTAAAGGCCAATTTATGAAAACGAGCGTTGGTTATAGTTTGATGCAATGGTTACATTTAGAAGAGAAAACGATGAATCAATTGGGGATTATTATAGGTGTTTTCCTCAATTTGGTTGTGATCATATTTTGTGCTATGCCAATTGCCGGGCAATTTGGATTTTCGTATTCTGATTTGCAAGCAATGTTATGGCAACTGGTGACTGGTTTTCAAATTGGCAATGTGTCTATTTCTTTGATTTCTATTGCAACAGGAACTATTGCTTTCTTTGCTTGTTGGTTTCTTATCCGCCGATTTATCGGTTGGCTGGATGGCACAGTGTTGGGGCATGGGGAATTTGATTTTGGTGTCCGTAATTCTATCAAAACAATCATAAATTATGGTGGTATTGTTGTATCTGCTTTGATAGGATTCTCAACTGCAGGTTTGGATCTCAAAAATTTTGCGCTCATCGCTGGTGGGCTTTCGCTTGGTATAGGTTTTGGATTGCAAAATATTGTTCAAAATTTTGTATCTGGGCTTATTATTTTGGTTGGGAGACCATTTAAATTGGGAGATTATATAGAATCTGGATCAGTAGCTGGTATTGTTAAACGTATCAGTGTGCGTGCAACTGAACTTGAAACATTTCAGCGCAAGACGATTATTATTCCTAATTCAAGCCTCATTAATAATAATGTCAGTAATTGGACTCGAGGGAGCAAAATGGGGCGGGTTGATGTCCCTGTTGTTGTTTCCTCTAACATTGCTCCAGAGCGTGTTGTTGAAATTTTGCTAGAGATTGCTTCTGCGACAGAGGGGGTTTTAAAAAATCCTGTCCCGCAGGTGAGTTTCACTGCGTTTGATAGTAAAAAATTTTCATTTACTTTGGCTATTTATGTGCCTAACATCACCTCACCTTCTAAGGTGACCAATGCTCTTCGCTTTGTATTGTATAAACGTTTTGTTGAAGAAGGGATTTTGGAATGCTAA